One Drosophila kikkawai strain 14028-0561.14 chromosome 3L, DkikHiC1v2, whole genome shotgun sequence genomic window carries:
- the LOC108080693 gene encoding uncharacterized protein, whose protein sequence is MRALRYLLLLLLVVSSAFVASSAPRHRRQIDLTLSAEHDDKDDETELALEAIAGLWQSADSRTKVDGSASFVHRTQGGTQSGSEQDFRLGLRVTFDR, encoded by the exons ATGCGTGCGCTCCGGtacctcctgctgctgctgctcgttgTTTCCAGCGCCTTTGTGGCCTCCTCCGCTCCTCGCCACCGCCGCCAGATCGATCTGACGCTCTCCGCGGAGCATGACGACAAGGACGATGAGACGGAACTGGCACTGGAGGCAATAGCCGGCCTGTGGCAAAGCGCCGACAGTCGAACCAAGGTGGATGGATCCGCCAGTTTTGTGCATCGCACCCAGGGCGGCACGCAATCGG GTTCCGAGCAGGACTTTCGTCTGGGACTGCGTGTTACCTTCGATAGGTAA
- the Gr63a gene encoding gustatory and odorant receptor 63a — MANYYRRKKPDAVFLNAKPLNSANAQAYLYGVRKYSIGLAERLDADYEAPPMDRKKTSDSTASNNPEFIPSVFYRNISPVNWFLRIIGVLPIVRRGPARAKFEMNSAPFIYSVVFFVLLACYVGYVANNRIHIVRSLSGPFEEAVIAYLFLVNILPIMIIPILWWEARKIARLFNDWDDFEVLYYQISGHSLPLNLRQKAVYIAVVLPILSVLSVVITHVTMSDLNINQVVPYCILDNLTAMLGAWWFLICEAMSNTAHLLAERFQKALKHIGPAAMVADYRVLWLRLSKLTRDTGNAMCYTFVFMSLYLFFIITLSIYGLMSQLSEGFGIKDIGLTITALWNIGLLFYICDEAHYASVNVRTNFQKKLLMVELNWMNSDAQTEINMFLRATEMNPSTINCGGFFDVNRSLFKGLITTMVTYLVVLLQFQISIPTDKGDSEGSNNITVVDLLMDSLDNDMTLMGSSTTRSTTIGTSRTTMAPSINKPKGRKG; from the exons ATGGCCAACTACTATCGCCGCAAGAAGCCCGATGCGGTATTTCTCAACGCCAAGCCCCTGAATAGCGCCAATGCCCAGGCCTATTTGTATGGGGTCCGCAAGTACTCGATAGGATTGGCCGAGCGCCTGGATGCGGACTACGAGGCGCCGCCGATGGACAGGAAGAAGACCTCGGATAGCACCGCCTCCAACAATCCGGAATTTATCCCA AGTGTGTTTTACAGAAACATTTCTCCTGTCAACTGGTTCTTGCGGATTATTGGCGTCTTGCCCATCGTTAGACGTGGTCCTGCCCGTGCCAAGTTTGAGATGAACTCAGCTCCGTTCATATACTCTGTGGTTTTCTTTGTGCTCCTGGCG TGCTATGTGGGTTATGTGGCCAACAATCGCATCCATATTGTGCGCTCCCTGAGCGGACCCTTCGAGGAGGCGGTGATTGCTTACCTTTTCCTGGTCAATATCCTGCCCATTATGATCATACCCATCCTGTGGTGGGAGGCCAGGAAAATAGCTCGATTGTTCAACGATTGGGATGATTTTGAGGTGCTCTACTACCAGATCTCTGGCCATAGTTTGCCTCTGAATCTGCGACAGAAGGCCGTCTACATCGCCGTCGTGCTGCCCATTCTCTCGGTTCTATCGGTTGTCATCACTCATGTAACTATGTCGGATTTGAACATCAATCAGGTGGTTCCTTATTGTATCCTGGACAATCTGACGGCCATGTTGGGTGCCTGGTGGTTTCTCATCTGCGAGGCCATGAGCAATACGGCTCATCTGCTGGCGGAGCGATTCCAGAAGGCCTTGAAGCATATTGGACCCGCTGCCATGGTGGCGGACTACCGGGTGTTGTGGCTTCGCCTGAGCAAGTTGACCCGGGACACCGGCAATGCCATGTGCTATACCTTTGTTTTTATGAGTCTGTATCTCTTCTTCATCATCACTCTGTCGATTTACGGTTTGATGTCGCAGCTTTCGGAGGGATTTGGCATCAAGGACATAGGACTTACCATTACGGCTTTGTGGAACATTGGACTGCTGTTCTACATCTGCGATGAGGCTCATTATGCTTCGGTGAATGTGCGAACTAATTTCCAGAAGAAACTTCTTATGGTGGAGCTGAACTGGATGAATTCGGATGCCCAGACGGAGATCAACATGTTTCTCAGGGCCACCGAAATGAATCCCTCAACTATTAACTGTGGCGGTTTCTTCGATGTTAACAGGAGTTTATTCAAGGGGCTGATAACCACAATGGTCACTTATCTGGTAGTGTTGCTCCAGTTTCAGATCAGTATTCCCACCGACAAAGGTGACTCGGAGGGCAGTAACAACATCACAGTGGTGGATTTGCTTATGGATAGCTTGGATAATGACATGACCCTGATGGGTTCCTCAACCACTCGAAGTACAACAATAGGCACTAGTAGAACCACAATGGCACCATCGATTAACAAGCCAAAAGGCAGGAAGGGTTAa
- the LOC108080668 gene encoding guanylate kinase, whose protein sequence is MISFLFIVNRALSSSSNTAATLTGKKMSAAGPRPLVLCGPSGSGKSTLLKRLFADFPNTFGFSISHTTRKPRQGEEHAVHYYFVERPEMEAAIAGNEFIETAEFSGNLYGTSKAAVREIQAQGRVCILDIEQKGVEQIRRTDLNPILIFNNPPSIEELERRLRLRGSETEESLRKRLNAAQVELDYGLTEGNFHKIINNVDIDVAYQEFRDFVVKELTEQANQGVPVILN, encoded by the coding sequence ATGATAAGCTTTCTGTTCATTGTAAACCGCGcgctcagcagcagcagcaacacggCAGCGACCTTGACAGGCAAGAAGATGTCCGCCGCGGGACCACGCCCCCTCGTCCTCTGCGGCCCCTCTGGGTCCGGCAAGAGCACGCTCCTGAAACGCCTCTTTGCCGATTTCCCCAATACCTTTGGCTTTAGCATCTCGCACACCACGCGGAAGCCGCGTCAAGGCGAGGAGCATGCCGTCCACTACTATTTCGTGGAACGTCCAGAAATGGAGGCCGCCATCGCCGGCAACGAGTTCATCGAGACCGCCGAGTTCTCGGGGAATCTGTATGGAACCAGCAAGGCAGCCGTGCGGGAAATTCAGGCCCAGGGCAGGGTCTGCATTCTGGACATCGAACAGAAGGGCGTGGAGCAGATCCGACGAACGGATCTCAATCCGATTCTCATCTTCAACAATCCACCTAGCATCGAGGAGCTGGAGCGCAGACTACGGCTACGTGGCTCCGAGACGGAGGAGAGTCTGCGAAAGCGTTTGAACGCCGCCCAGGTGGAGCTGGACTACGGACTAACGGAGGGCAATTTCCACAAGATCATCAACAATGTGGACATTGATGTGGCCTACCAGGAGTTCCGCGACTTTGTGGTCAAGGAGCTCACAGAGCAGGCCAACCAGGGTGTGCCTGTCATCCTGAACTAA
- the Fie gene encoding uncharacterized protein Fie, translating into MLLPSVSAASAAGCKWKCCCRRTWEMLMAPVSPRNLRTTALLTSIYQLLISHCALFLVLLGLAHAEQMCHVLELDILDQKDNGFYNMSPFHNDLRLQTAAQLAAATENVLYVMAGIAGTYALSAISLFFGVYKNRPGLIIPWLIVEFLLMIALGALVFMLRDSKVAQFLGGQVPYFIICYSMICMDYCKWYVMHSFYQSLRTMNKLREIATVAIPCPAPGAIPYHFKREHMYLGSNGYKHILTESPDGQC; encoded by the exons ATGCTGCTGCCGTCGGTGAGTGCGGCGTCCGCCGCTGGTTGCAAATGGAAATGCTGTTGTCGTCGCACCTGGGAAATGCTAATGGCTCCGGTTTCACCCAGGAATCTGAGGACCACGGCCCTGCTGACCAGCATCTATCAGTTG TTGATCTCCCATTGTGCCCTCTTTCTGGTGCTTCTGGGCCTGGCTCATGCCGAGCAAATGTGCCATGTCCTGGAGCTGGATATCCTGGACCAGAAGGACAATGGCTTCTACAACATGTCACCGTTTCACAACGATCTGAGACTGCAGACAGCAGCTCAACTGGCGGCTGCCACTGAGAATGTGCTCTATGTAATGGCAGGCATTGCTGGAACCTATGCCTTGAGTGCCATATCCCTGTTCTTCGGGGTCTACAAAAATCGTCCTGGCTTGATTATACCCTGGCTGATTGTGGAGTTTCTGCTGATGATTGCTCTGGGAGCTCTCGTGTTTATGCTGAGGGACTCCAAAGTAGCGCAGTTTCTGGGCGGCCAAGTGCCCTACT TTATTATCTGCTATAGTATGATCTGCATGGATTACTGCAAGTGGTATGTGATGCACAGCTTCTATCAGAGCCTGCGGACTATGAACAAACTCCGGGAAATAGCCACTGTGGCTATTCCCTGTCCAGCGCCAGGGGCT ATACCCTATCATTTCAAACGCGAGCACATGTATCTGGGCAGCAATGGCTACAAGCACATCCTAACCGAGTCTCCAGATGGACAGTGCTAA
- the ND-13B gene encoding NADH dehydrogenase [ubiquinone] 1 alpha subcomplex subunit 5 — MAKIIKASTGLTGLAVSTNPHHTLSALYGKILRAVSKMPQEANYRKYTEQLVKQRADAVAKNKDISALEKAVGCGQVEELIVQAENELVLARKMLGWKPWEKLAQAAPAKQWDWPPAQIMEPKV, encoded by the exons ATGGCCAAGATTATCAAGGCG TCCACGGGCTTGACCGGATTGGCCGTGTCCACCAATCCCCACCATACGTTGAGTGCTCTGTATGGCAAGATCCTGCGGGCGGTGTCCAAGATGCCACAGGAGGCCAACTACAGGAAGTACACTGAGCAGTTGGTCAAGCAACGCGCTGATGCAGTGGCAAAG AACAAGGACATTTCTGCCCTGGAGAAAGCCGTGGGCTGTGGTCAGGTTGAGGAGCTCATTGTCCAGGCCGAAAACGAGCTAGTGCTGGCCCGCAAAATGCTGGGCTGGAAGCCTTGGGAGAAGCTGGCCCAAGCGGCACCCGCCAAGCAATGGGACTGGCCGCCCGCACAGATCATGGAGCCCAAGGTTTAA